ATATTCAGAATTGCATACTACATGACTACCACACTTCACTCAATTGTATTGTCGTTGATAATGTGATTATCAGATTGCATAGTATTACGTTTGGTATTGCTTTTTCATGAGAGAATGTTTGCATGTTAATTATGAATACACCTCACATtgaaatttatttatgtttaataCTTGCAATACAACGCTTCACATCTTGCGTTGTAACGATGTCgatattttcataattaaatgtataacaTGATTACAAAAATTATTTGAACCCAACATAATTGACCTTCCAAAACATCATTGTCTACGCCAAAATAAAATCATCACGTTCTCGATGACCAAAAGTTAGTAAAACACCATCATTCAATTTGTCTACACCCTCTTTCATGTTCTGAAGTTTCTTCATCTTCTGATTGCAAATTAtattcctcttcctcctcgtcatTTGGCTCTCTCCTCTTGTGGCCTTTCATGACGAACAATTAATCTGTGCAATTCAGAATAAAAAATGGTGTAGGTTTTCAGTTTCTACAAGGTCAAAGCAGAATCGAAACAAGGCCAGGCGACCACTATTATCAAGCAATTTTGTAGAAGTATAGAAATTCATAATAGAAGCTCCATAAATGGAGAAGAATATTATTCACTCAAAAATAGAGGAATACAAGATACAAAACGTGATTTCAGAATGGAAACCTATTTATATGAGCTAACACAAAATTTCTTCTAACTAACTACTCAACTAACTTCTCAACTAACTCTCTTCCATTTCACACTCAACGTCCACTTGTAGATGACGTGTAAGTGATTAGGATCCAGCTCAGCTCCAGCTCATCACTCCAAAGTTCCTCTGCATGCACTCGTTTATTATCTTCAATATGCCCCATCAAGATGGACCATATATAGTGTTGAAGTTCATCTTGCTCAGAATGGATTTGAAAGCAGTTTCTGCTAGCGGCTTAGTGAATACATCCACTAATTACAGATTGTTGCGTATGTGTAAAGGCTTGATCACACCCTTTAAATACTTCTCTCTCACTGTATGACAATCAATTTCTATATGTTTTGTTCTCTCATGGAAAACCGGATTGGAGCATATGTGAATAGCTGATTGATTATCACAATACAGAGGAACTGCCTTTTCAGTTTTTACTCCAAAATCACCAAGTATAGCTATAGCCCATACAACTTCGCAAGTGGCTTGAGCCATGGCTCTATATTCTGCCTCTGCAGAAGATCTGGATATAGTACTTTGCTTCTTAGCTTTCCAAGATATCATGGAGTTTCCAAGGAGAAGGCAGTACCCGGTCATGGACTTTCTTGTATCAGGACAAGCGGCCCAATCCGCATCAGAGAATATACTCAGAGTCGGTTTACTACTGCTTGAATAGAACAAACCATGAGCTGGGCTTCCTTTCAAATATTTTAGGACTTTTTCTGCTGCTTGCCAATGTTCAGCACACGGATTTGAGACATATTGGCTCAATTTATGAACAGCAAAGGTAATGTTGGGCCTTGTAATGCAGAGATAGAGAAGCCTCCCAATTAATCTTCTATATTTAGAAGCATCTTCCATAGGAGTTCCTGAGTTTAACTGTAATTTCTTCAGAGGATCCATGGGAGTTGCTGATGGTTTGCTGCCTATAAAACCTGTATCTTTTAGTAAATCCATAGCATACTTTCTCTATGATACTTGaattcctttcttatttctggCTATCTCGAgtccaagaaagtacttaggtACACCAAGATCTTTGAACTTAAAGTGTTGAGTCAGAAATTTCTTGAACTCATTTGTCATCTCTGGATCTGTGGTGGCAACTAagatatcatccacataaactACTATTCCAAATAATCCAGCAGCACCATCAGATTTCTAGAAAAAAGAGTGATCATAAGCTGACTGGTGCAATCCAAAACCCTTGAGAACTTCTGATAATTTTAGGTACCATTGCCTCGAAGCCTGCTTCAAACCATACAGAGATTTCTTCAGTTTGCAAACTAGAGTTGACTCATGAGTGGCCCCTTCAACAGTCAGCCTATCTACCTCAAGTCCAGGTGGTAAGGTCATATAGATATCCTCTTCTAAATCTCCATAGAGAAATGCATTATTGATATCTAAATGAGTAAGAGACCAGCCATTAATTGCAGCCAAGGCAAGCATTAGTTTCACAGTTGTGAGCTTTGCAACTGGAGAAAATGTATCTAGGAAATCAATTCCTTCTAGCCGTGTGAATCCTTTGGCTACTAATCTAGCTTTATATCTCTCTACTGAGCATCAGCATTATACTTCACCTTATAAATCCATTTGCAATCGATTGGTATTTGCCCGGAGGTAGCACAGTGATGAACCAAGTATTGGTTCTGTCAAAAGCAGAAAGCTCCTCTTGCATAGCCAGCTGCCATTCTTTTATAGGTGAGGCTTGTTTGTAGGTAGTGGGCTCATAGATAGCAGACATGAGGACAACATATTACAAGTATTCAGGAGTGAGTTTTGACAGAGAGAAATGGGCTGAAATGGGATAGTGAGAAGAAGATGAAACATTATTGCAGACAAAGTCTGTCAAGTGAGTTGGCTGTTTGGTGGGTCTGCCTGCTCTACTTGTTGTGGAGCTAGGCTGATTATTTGATGGAGAAGAGGTTACTGGAGAAGGAGGTATGTTTGTGGTTTGAGAGGATGGTATATGTGTTTGGGATTTTTCTGGAAAAGGTGATGGTGGAAGATGTGAGAAAGCGAAGATATTCTCATGAAAAACATGTCTTGATATGATTTCTTGTTTTGAATCTATATCAAGTAGCTTGTACCCTTGTAATCAGAAGGATAGCCTAGAAAAACACATTTTGTGGCTCTAGGAGAGAACTTATCCCTGCCTCTGTGTAAAGTTGAGGCATAGCAGAGGGATCCAATTACTCTTAAGTGAGTATATGAAGGAGCCTTTTGAAAAAGGGCTTGAAAAGGAGTGATATTGTCTGGTAGGACATATGAAGGGGTTCTATTTATAAGGTATGAGACATTTAAAATGCAATCTCCCCAATACTCAATGGGTAAATGAGACTGAAACAAAAGACTTCGGGCAACATTCAACAAATGCTTGTGTTTCCTCTCTACCTGGGCATTTTGTTcactgataccatgtagaaGTATAGGAATTCATAATAGAAGCTCCATAAATGGAGAAGAATATTATTCACTCAAAAATAGAGGAATACAAGATACAAAACGTGATTTCAGAATGGAAACCTATTTATATGAGCTAACACAAAATTTCTTCTAACTAACTACTCAACAACTTCTCAACTAACTCTCTTCCATTTCACACTCAACGTCCACTTGTAGATGACGTGTAAGTGATTAG
This sequence is a window from Salvia splendens isolate huo1 chromosome 14, SspV2, whole genome shotgun sequence. Protein-coding genes within it:
- the LOC121764186 gene encoding secreted RxLR effector protein 161-like, which encodes MDLLKDTGFIGSKPSATPMDPLKKLQLNSGTPMEDASKYRRLIGRLLYLCITRPNITFAVHKLSQYVSNPCAEHWQAAEKVLKYLKGSPAHGLFYSSSSKPTLSIFSDADWAACPDTRKSMTGYCLLLGNSMISWKAKKQSTISRSSAEAEYRAMAQATCEVVWAIAILGDFGVKTEKAVPLYCDNQSAIHICSNPVFHERTKHIEIDCHTVREKYLKGVIKPLHIRNNL